In a single window of the Salmo trutta chromosome 21, fSalTru1.1, whole genome shotgun sequence genome:
- the eif4g1a gene encoding eukaryotic translation initiation factor 4 gamma 1 isoform X6 has protein sequence MNKPPQPITGPTSVPHPSPSPGLTQAAYAPGQPPSLVFATPPPQQMNSSPQPRQFAAGPRALHQQGGYRALQPYYANRATMPTSAPRVQTSSGPRPVGPTHVYQPGSQMMMIPGQQLSFAGSPQGYFIPPGQYRAPYMPPSPQYPVTSGTAGFYPGTSPAEYSTYAGAYYPAQPQYSHTPPVQTAPVMISPAQPQQQALPPQPPPSQPPAPKRERIAIRIRDPNQGGRDITEEIMSGGRATSTPPSQSSTTEGEGPSQTNGEVTKPVTMMTRTDDIMEPAVSKAMAAVTRPPALVTPEPATAPAEAKQEKDSQAAPPTEQVVSQSAVLTAEGKAEEAIPPEEDQAPPTSPSPPAAPTSPPPAEVQTPPPITTIAQVSDTVDAGVTLAGKAVTPEAPPIEEEPSAAPAAVEKPPALVAEKEEAENKKEEEVVVEEEKVEKVKEEHVLTTKPEVVAPVTVAVAEEHTKPAPRPLTPVAKATIKHSAPAVKPVVSMEAPTKTESVVEPTATKQETAAAVPASAPVPAVTPSVPEAEPAMAQKSEAQTPLSNGLPQEYPDEVDAPVPAQERTAMPNTEPAAPTPQETATPAAAAVAEEGEKEEKEEDAATVPLASSPSEDTSMQAAVSVPKKKRNMKELNKKEAIGDMLDAFKEEKEAAAAPEPLSTPAEPSPVAPPPLATADAPDETWEEKEDKQNADTPPLKPGDLKYQYKGEQWKPIDPEDKKRYDREFLLGFRYIGASMNKPEGLPLICDVVLDKANKTPMRPAEPGRNMMNAGPDFTPAFMGNLGRQSSGGGGGGPRGPGRDHMGPPGPRRSQQGQRKEPRKIIISSSLGGDVELNKAEKAWKPAVKMAGSRGTGPEEEESDDPEQAKTQELFKRVRSILNKLTPQMFQQLMKQVTELTIDTEERLKGVIDLIFEKAISEPNFSVAYANMCRCLMGLKVPTTDKPGVTVNFRKLLLNRCQKEFEKDQDDDVIFEAKQKEMEAAKEEEKAGLKAELEEAKDKARRRSLGNIKFIGELFKLKMLTEAIMHDCIVKLLKNHDEESLECLCRLLSTIGKDLDFEKAKPRMDQYFAQMDKIIKEKKTSSRIRFMLQDVIDLRRSGWVPRRGEQGPKTIDQIHKDAEREEQMQLVKVQQQLMSRNDSGGGGGGGGGGGRGGGGGGSSGGGGGRDGRGGDRDRGGRDQGGRGGQHGGQGARGSQPQDEGWNTVPISTKNRPIDTSRLSKITKPGALDFNNQLLAPQLGGKGMWGSWGKGSSGGTTGAKPAAGAEPAAETGRPATGNRFSALQQSAPPASSSDADRRVPQRSSSSRDRGGDRDRFDRFERRDGSRDARPPVTKRSFSRETEERRSDSRTPTEPPVRRVASMSDDRNRGSRDRGGSGSRDRAPSKEAVVKRETNPTPPPAAPAKPAMTEEELDKKSSAIIEEYLHLNDMKEALQCVAELNSAPLLFVFVRNGLEDTLERSAIARERMGLLLHQLLKAGTLPTTQYYKGLQEILEVAEDMAIDIPHIWQYLAELITPMLHDGGIPMGQLFREISKPLVPLGKAGLLLVQILNLLCKGMTHKKVGGLWTEAGLNWRDFLPEDEDVNKFVTEQKIEFTLGEESDETNQKKPMSGEELSKHLDRLIQDKANNQRIRDWVEANLDQQQAAANQFVRALMTSICQSAVICENPYKVDVEQITQRAKLLQRYLSDEHRELQALYALQALMVHMEQPANLLRMFFDALYDEDVIKEEAFYRWESSKDPAEQTGKGVALKSVTAFFTWLREAEEESDKD, from the exons ATGAACAAACCACCGCAGCCTATAACGGGACCCACCTCTGTCccacacccctccccctcccctggaCTGACACAG GCTGCCTATGCCCCAGGACAGCCCCCTTCTCTCGTCTTCGCCACCCCACCACCTCAACAAATGAACTCTTCACCGCAACCACGACAG TTCGCCGCAGGGCCTCGTGCTTTACACCAACAG GGCGGATACAGGGCACTGCAG ccCTACTATGCCAACAGGGCTACCATGCCCACCAGTGCCCCCCGGGTCCAGACCAGCAGCGGGCCTCGTCCGGTGGGTCCCACCCACGTCTACCAGCCCGGCTCCCAGATGATGATGATCCCTGGGCAGCAGCTGTCCTTTGCTGGCTCCCCTCAGGGCTACTTCATCCCCCCTGGACAG tacCGGGCTCCCTACATGCCACCCAGTCCACAATACCCGGTGACCAGCGGCACGGCAGGCTTCTACCCAGGAACCAGCCCGGCTGAATACTCCACCTATG CAGGTGCCTACTACCCGGCCCAGCCCCAGTACAGCCACACACCCCCTGTCCAAACGGCGCCTGTCATGATAAGCCCCGCCCAGCCCCAGCAACAGGCCCTGCCCCCTCAGCCGCCGCCGAGCCAACCACCGGCACCCAAGAGGGAGCGCATAGCG ATCAGAATACGAGACCCCAACCAGGGGGGCCGCGATATCACAGAGGAGATCATGTCCGGGGGAAGGGCCACCTCCACCCCCCCATCACAG TCCTCCACCACAGAGGGAGAAGGTCCTTCCCAGACCAACGGAGAAGTTACAAAGCCCGTCACCATGATGACGAGAACAG ATGACATCATGGAACCTGCGGTTTCCAAAGCGATGGCCGCCGTGACACGGCCTCCTGCGTTGGTGACCCCAGAGCCTGCCACCGCCCCAGCTGAGGCCAAACAGGAAAAAGATAGCCAGGCAGCCCCACCTACCGAACAGGTCGTCAGCCAATCGGCTGTCCTCACGGCTGAGGGGAAGGCCGAGGAGGCCATTCCACCAGAGGAAGACCAGGCCCctcccacctccccctcccccccggcAGCTCCTACCTCCCCTCCCCCTGCAGAGGTGCAGACACCACCCCCCATCACCACCATCGCTCAGGTCAGCGACACGGTGGATGCCGGTGTGACCCTGGCGGGAAAGGCAGTGACTCCTGAAGCTCCTCCCATTGAGGAAGAGCCTTCGGCCGCCCCAGCAGCCGTCGAGAAACCTCCTGCCCTGGTAGCGGagaaagaggaggcagagaaTAAAAAGGAAGAAgaagtggtggtggaggaggagaaggtagaGAAGGTAAAGGAGGAGCATGTGCTTACCACCAAGCCAGAGGTAGTGGCGCCTGTTACGGTGGCGGTCGCTGAAGAACACACTAAACCCGCTCCACGACCTTTGACCCCCGTCGCAAAGGCAACGATCAAACACTCCGCCCCGGCCGTGAAGCCGGTGGTGTCTATGGAAGCTCCCACTAAAACTGAGAGTGTGGTTGAGCCGACAGCGACGAAACAGGAAACTGCTGCTGCTGTGCCCGCGTCTGCCCCCGTTCCTGCCGTCACTCCCTCTGTCCCGGAGGCGGAGCCCGCCATGGCCCAGAAGAGCGAGGCGCAGACGCCCCTGTCCAACGGCCTCCCCCAGGAATACCCCGACGAGGTAGACGCCCCCGTGCCCGCACAAGAGCGGACTGCAATGCCCAACACAGAGCCTGCCGCTCCCACACCTCAGGAAACTGCTACCCCTGCAGCTGCTGCCGTggcagaggagggggagaaggaggagaaagaggaggatgcagccACAGTGCCCTTGGCCAGTAGCCCTTCAGAGGACACGTCTATGCAAG CTGCTGTGTCTGTGCCAAAGAAGAAGAGGAACATGAAGGAGCTGAACAAGAAGGAAGCCATTGGAGACATGCTGGATGCCTTCAAAGAG GAGAAGGAGGCGGCGGCTGCCCCCGAGCCCTTGTCCACTCCGGCGGAGCCCAGCCCTGTGGCCCCTCCCCCTTTGGCGACCGCCGACGCGCCAGACGAGAcgtgggaggagaaggaggacaaGCAGAACGCCGACACGCCCCCGCTCAAACCAGGCGACCTCAAGTACCAGTACAAAGGAG AGCAGTGGAAGCCTATCGACCCGGAGGACAAGAAGAGGTACGACAGGGAGTTCCTGCTGGGCTTCCGGTACATTGGTGCCAGCATGAACAAGCCCGAGGGCCTGCCTCTTATCTGCGATGTGGTGTTGGATAAG gccAATAAGACCCCCATGCGCCCAGCGGAGCCGGGTCGCAACATGATGAACGCCGGGCCAGACTTCACCCCCGCCTTCATGGGTAACCTGGGCAGACAGTCCTCcggaggtgggggagggggacCACGGGGCCCTGGAAGGGACCATATGGGA cccccagGACCCCGTCGCTCCCAGCAGGGCCAACGCAAGGAGCCCCGCAAGATCATCATCTCCTCATCGCTAGGCGGTGACGTGGAGCTCAACAAGGCAGAGAAAGCCTGGAAGCCCGCGGTGAAGATGGCGGGGAGCCGCGGGACCGGCCccgaggaggaggagagcgacGACCCGGAGCAGGCCAAGACCCAGGAGCTGTTCAAGAGGGTCCGCTCCATCCTCAACAAGCTGACCCCTCAGATGTTCCAGCAGCTGATGAAGCAGGTCACAGAGCTGACCATCGACACGGAGGAGCGGCTGAAGGGAGTGATCGACCTGATCTTTGAGAAGGCCATCTCTGAACCCAACTTCTCCGTGGCCTACGCCAACATGTGCCGCTGCCTTATGGGG TTGAAAGTgcccaccacagacaagccgGGAGTGACTGTGAACTTCCGGAAGCTGCTGCTGAACCGCTGTCAGAAGGAGTTTGAGAAGGACCAGGACGACGACGTGATCTTTGAGGCCAAACAGAAGGAGATGGAGGCCGCCAAAGAG GAGGAGAAAGCCGGTCTGAAGGCGGAGCTGGAGGAGGCGAAGGACAAGGCGCGCCGGCGGTCACTGGGCAACATCAAGTTCATCGGCGAGCTGTTCAAGCTGAAGATGCTGACGGAGGCCATCATGCACGACTGCATCGTCAAGCTGCTGAAGAACCACGACGAGGAGTCGCTGGAGTGCCTCTGTAGACTGCTGTCCACCATCGGCAAGGACCTGGACTTTGAGAAGGCCAAG CCCCGTATGGACCAGTACTTTGCCCAGATGGACAAGATCATCAAGGAGAAGAAGACCTCGTCCAGGATCCGCTTCATGCTGCAGGACGTCATCGACCTCAGACGG agTGGCTGGGTGCCCCGGCGAGGGGAGCAAGGCCCGAAGACCATAGACCAGATCCACAAGGACGCTGAGCGAGAGGAGCAAATGCAGCTGGTCAAGGTCCAGCAGCAGCTTATGTCAAGGAATgacagtggtggaggaggaggaggaggtggtggtggtggaagaggaggaggaggaggtggtagtagtggtggtggaggaggaagagacgggagggGGGGAGACCGAGACAGAGGAGGAAGGGATCAGGGGGGCCGTGGGGGCCAGCACGGCGGCCAGGGGGCCAGgggcagccagccccaggacgaAGGCTGGAACACAGTGCCCATCTCCACCAAGAACAGACCCATCGATACCAGCCGGCTCAGCAAGATCACCAAG CCTGGTGCTCTGGACTTCAACAACCAGCTCCTTGCGCCCCAGCTCGGGGGTAAGGGCATGTGGGGCAGCTGGGGCAAGGGCAGCAGTGGAGGCACCACAGGGGCCAAGCCTGCCGCTGGAGCTGAACCAG CAGCGGAGACTGGCCGTCCGGCCACCGGCAACCGTTTCTCTGCCCTGCAGCAGTCTGCTCCACCAGCGTCGTCCTCAGACGCTGACCGCAGGGTACCCCAGAG GTCCAGCTCCAGTCGTGACCGCGGCGGGGACCGGGACAGGTTCGACCGCTTCGAGCGGCGCGACGGCAGCCGTGACGCCCGCCCACCTGTCACCAAGCGCAGCTTCAGCCGCGAGACGGAGGAGCGTAGGAGCGATAGTCGCACCCCTACAGAACCCCCCGTCCGGCGCGTAGCCAGCATGTCTGATGACCGGAACCGAGGTAGCCGAGACCGAGGAGGCAGCGGTAGCCGGGACAGGGCTCCAAGCAAGGAGGCTGTTG TGAAGCGTGAGACaaaccccacccctccccccgcCGCTCCGGCCAAACCGGCCATGACGGAGGAGGAGCTGGATAAGAAGTCCAGCGCCATCATCGAGGAGTACCTCCACCTCAACGACATGAAG GAGGCGCTGCAGTGTGTAGCGGAGCTGAACAGCGCCCCGCTGCTCTTTGTGTTTGTGCGGAACGGCCTGGAGGACACTCTGGAGCGCAGCGCCATCGCCAGGGAACGTATGGGCCTGCTGCTGCATCAGCTCCTCAAGGCTGGCACCCTGCCCACAACACAGTACTACAAGgg GCTCCAGGAGATCCTGGAGGTGGCTGAGGATATGGCCATAGACATCCCCCACATCTGGCAATACCTGGCTGAGCTCATCACCCCCATGCTCCATGACGGAGGCATCCCCATGGGACAGCTCTTCAG GGAGATCTCCAAGCCCCTGGTTCCCCTGGGTAAGGCTGGTCTGCTGTTGGTGCAGATTCTCAACTTACTCTGCAAAGGAATG ACCCATAAGAAGGTGGGTGGTCTGTGGACGGAAGCAGGACTCAACTGGAGAGACTTCCTGCCAGAGGATGAGGACGTCAATAAGTTTGTGACTGAACAG AAAATTGAGTTTACCCTGGGGGAGGAGTCGGATGAGACCAATCAGAAGAAGCCCATGAGCGGGGAGGAGCTTAGCAAACATCTGGACAGACTGATCCAGGACAAGGCTAACAACCAGCGCATCAGAGACTGggtcgag GCCAACCTGGACCAACAGCAGGCGGCTGCCAACCAGTTTGTGCGCGCTCTGATGACCTCTATTTGCCAGTCAGCTGTTATAT
- the eif4g1a gene encoding eukaryotic translation initiation factor 4 gamma 1 isoform X4, which translates to MNKPPQPITGPTSVPHPSPSPGLTQAAYAPGQPPSLVFATPPPQQMNSSPQPRQGGYRALQPYYANRATMPTSAPRVQTSSGPRPVGPTHVYQPGSQMMMIPGQQLSFAGSPQGYFIPPGQYRAPYMPPSPQYPVTSGTAGFYPGTSPAEYSTYEPSLAARERRGGGGRGGGRENGRLSLHGAPLTSQRYPAGAYYPAQPQYSHTPPVQTAPVMISPAQPQQQALPPQPPPSQPPAPKRERIAIRIRDPNQGGRDITEEIMSGGRATSTPPSQSSTTEGEGPSQTNGEVTKPVTMMTRTDDIMEPAVSKAMAAVTRPPALVTPEPATAPAEAKQEKDSQAAPPTEQVVSQSAVLTAEGKAEEAIPPEEDQAPPTSPSPPAAPTSPPPAEVQTPPPITTIAQVSDTVDAGVTLAGKAVTPEAPPIEEEPSAAPAAVEKPPALVAEKEEAENKKEEEVVVEEEKVEKVKEEHVLTTKPEVVAPVTVAVAEEHTKPAPRPLTPVAKATIKHSAPAVKPVVSMEAPTKTESVVEPTATKQETAAAVPASAPVPAVTPSVPEAEPAMAQKSEAQTPLSNGLPQEYPDEVDAPVPAQERTAMPNTEPAAPTPQETATPAAAAVAEEGEKEEKEEDAATVPLASSPSEDTSMQAAVSVPKKKRNMKELNKKEAIGDMLDAFKEEKEAAAAPEPLSTPAEPSPVAPPPLATADAPDETWEEKEDKQNADTPPLKPGDLKYQYKGEQWKPIDPEDKKRYDREFLLGFRYIGASMNKPEGLPLICDVVLDKANKTPMRPAEPGRNMMNAGPDFTPAFMGNLGRQSSGGGGGGPRGPGRDHMGPPGPRRSQQGQRKEPRKIIISSSLGGDVELNKAEKAWKPAVKMAGSRGTGPEEEESDDPEQAKTQELFKRVRSILNKLTPQMFQQLMKQVTELTIDTEERLKGVIDLIFEKAISEPNFSVAYANMCRCLMGLKVPTTDKPGVTVNFRKLLLNRCQKEFEKDQDDDVIFEAKQKEMEAAKEEEKAGLKAELEEAKDKARRRSLGNIKFIGELFKLKMLTEAIMHDCIVKLLKNHDEESLECLCRLLSTIGKDLDFEKAKPRMDQYFAQMDKIIKEKKTSSRIRFMLQDVIDLRRSGWVPRRGEQGPKTIDQIHKDAEREEQMQLVKVQQQLMSRNDSGGGGGGGGGGGRGGGGGGSSGGGGGRDGRGGDRDRGGRDQGGRGGQHGGQGARGSQPQDEGWNTVPISTKNRPIDTSRLSKITKPGALDFNNQLLAPQLGGKGMWGSWGKGSSGGTTGAKPAAGAEPAAETGRPATGNRFSALQQSAPPASSSDADRRVPQRSSSSRDRGGDRDRFDRFERRDGSRDARPPVTKRSFSRETEERRSDSRTPTEPPVRRVASMSDDRNRGSRDRGGSGSRDRAPSKEAVVKRETNPTPPPAAPAKPAMTEEELDKKSSAIIEEYLHLNDMKEALQCVAELNSAPLLFVFVRNGLEDTLERSAIARERMGLLLHQLLKAGTLPTTQYYKGLQEILEVAEDMAIDIPHIWQYLAELITPMLHDGGIPMGQLFREISKPLVPLGKAGLLLVQILNLLCKGMTHKKVGGLWTEAGLNWRDFLPEDEDVNKFVTEQKIEFTLGEESDETNQKKPMSGEELSKHLDRLIQDKANNQRIRDWVEANLDQQQAAANQFVRALMTSICQSAVICENPYKVDVEQITQRAKLLQRYLSDEHRELQALYALQALMVHMEQPANLLRMFFDALYDEDVIKEEAFYRWESSKDPAEQTGKGVALKSVTAFFTWLREAEEESDKD; encoded by the exons ATGAACAAACCACCGCAGCCTATAACGGGACCCACCTCTGTCccacacccctccccctcccctggaCTGACACAG GCTGCCTATGCCCCAGGACAGCCCCCTTCTCTCGTCTTCGCCACCCCACCACCTCAACAAATGAACTCTTCACCGCAACCACGACAG GGCGGATACAGGGCACTGCAG ccCTACTATGCCAACAGGGCTACCATGCCCACCAGTGCCCCCCGGGTCCAGACCAGCAGCGGGCCTCGTCCGGTGGGTCCCACCCACGTCTACCAGCCCGGCTCCCAGATGATGATGATCCCTGGGCAGCAGCTGTCCTTTGCTGGCTCCCCTCAGGGCTACTTCATCCCCCCTGGACAG tacCGGGCTCCCTACATGCCACCCAGTCCACAATACCCGGTGACCAGCGGCACGGCAGGCTTCTACCCAGGAACCAGCCCGGCTGAATACTCCACCTATG AGCCCTCTCTGGCTGCGAGGGAAAggcgggggggtggggggagagggggcGGGCGAGAGAACGGGCGTCTCTCTCTCCACGGCGCTCCTCTCACCTCCCAGCGCTACCCCg CAGGTGCCTACTACCCGGCCCAGCCCCAGTACAGCCACACACCCCCTGTCCAAACGGCGCCTGTCATGATAAGCCCCGCCCAGCCCCAGCAACAGGCCCTGCCCCCTCAGCCGCCGCCGAGCCAACCACCGGCACCCAAGAGGGAGCGCATAGCG ATCAGAATACGAGACCCCAACCAGGGGGGCCGCGATATCACAGAGGAGATCATGTCCGGGGGAAGGGCCACCTCCACCCCCCCATCACAG TCCTCCACCACAGAGGGAGAAGGTCCTTCCCAGACCAACGGAGAAGTTACAAAGCCCGTCACCATGATGACGAGAACAG ATGACATCATGGAACCTGCGGTTTCCAAAGCGATGGCCGCCGTGACACGGCCTCCTGCGTTGGTGACCCCAGAGCCTGCCACCGCCCCAGCTGAGGCCAAACAGGAAAAAGATAGCCAGGCAGCCCCACCTACCGAACAGGTCGTCAGCCAATCGGCTGTCCTCACGGCTGAGGGGAAGGCCGAGGAGGCCATTCCACCAGAGGAAGACCAGGCCCctcccacctccccctcccccccggcAGCTCCTACCTCCCCTCCCCCTGCAGAGGTGCAGACACCACCCCCCATCACCACCATCGCTCAGGTCAGCGACACGGTGGATGCCGGTGTGACCCTGGCGGGAAAGGCAGTGACTCCTGAAGCTCCTCCCATTGAGGAAGAGCCTTCGGCCGCCCCAGCAGCCGTCGAGAAACCTCCTGCCCTGGTAGCGGagaaagaggaggcagagaaTAAAAAGGAAGAAgaagtggtggtggaggaggagaaggtagaGAAGGTAAAGGAGGAGCATGTGCTTACCACCAAGCCAGAGGTAGTGGCGCCTGTTACGGTGGCGGTCGCTGAAGAACACACTAAACCCGCTCCACGACCTTTGACCCCCGTCGCAAAGGCAACGATCAAACACTCCGCCCCGGCCGTGAAGCCGGTGGTGTCTATGGAAGCTCCCACTAAAACTGAGAGTGTGGTTGAGCCGACAGCGACGAAACAGGAAACTGCTGCTGCTGTGCCCGCGTCTGCCCCCGTTCCTGCCGTCACTCCCTCTGTCCCGGAGGCGGAGCCCGCCATGGCCCAGAAGAGCGAGGCGCAGACGCCCCTGTCCAACGGCCTCCCCCAGGAATACCCCGACGAGGTAGACGCCCCCGTGCCCGCACAAGAGCGGACTGCAATGCCCAACACAGAGCCTGCCGCTCCCACACCTCAGGAAACTGCTACCCCTGCAGCTGCTGCCGTggcagaggagggggagaaggaggagaaagaggaggatgcagccACAGTGCCCTTGGCCAGTAGCCCTTCAGAGGACACGTCTATGCAAG CTGCTGTGTCTGTGCCAAAGAAGAAGAGGAACATGAAGGAGCTGAACAAGAAGGAAGCCATTGGAGACATGCTGGATGCCTTCAAAGAG GAGAAGGAGGCGGCGGCTGCCCCCGAGCCCTTGTCCACTCCGGCGGAGCCCAGCCCTGTGGCCCCTCCCCCTTTGGCGACCGCCGACGCGCCAGACGAGAcgtgggaggagaaggaggacaaGCAGAACGCCGACACGCCCCCGCTCAAACCAGGCGACCTCAAGTACCAGTACAAAGGAG AGCAGTGGAAGCCTATCGACCCGGAGGACAAGAAGAGGTACGACAGGGAGTTCCTGCTGGGCTTCCGGTACATTGGTGCCAGCATGAACAAGCCCGAGGGCCTGCCTCTTATCTGCGATGTGGTGTTGGATAAG gccAATAAGACCCCCATGCGCCCAGCGGAGCCGGGTCGCAACATGATGAACGCCGGGCCAGACTTCACCCCCGCCTTCATGGGTAACCTGGGCAGACAGTCCTCcggaggtgggggagggggacCACGGGGCCCTGGAAGGGACCATATGGGA cccccagGACCCCGTCGCTCCCAGCAGGGCCAACGCAAGGAGCCCCGCAAGATCATCATCTCCTCATCGCTAGGCGGTGACGTGGAGCTCAACAAGGCAGAGAAAGCCTGGAAGCCCGCGGTGAAGATGGCGGGGAGCCGCGGGACCGGCCccgaggaggaggagagcgacGACCCGGAGCAGGCCAAGACCCAGGAGCTGTTCAAGAGGGTCCGCTCCATCCTCAACAAGCTGACCCCTCAGATGTTCCAGCAGCTGATGAAGCAGGTCACAGAGCTGACCATCGACACGGAGGAGCGGCTGAAGGGAGTGATCGACCTGATCTTTGAGAAGGCCATCTCTGAACCCAACTTCTCCGTGGCCTACGCCAACATGTGCCGCTGCCTTATGGGG TTGAAAGTgcccaccacagacaagccgGGAGTGACTGTGAACTTCCGGAAGCTGCTGCTGAACCGCTGTCAGAAGGAGTTTGAGAAGGACCAGGACGACGACGTGATCTTTGAGGCCAAACAGAAGGAGATGGAGGCCGCCAAAGAG GAGGAGAAAGCCGGTCTGAAGGCGGAGCTGGAGGAGGCGAAGGACAAGGCGCGCCGGCGGTCACTGGGCAACATCAAGTTCATCGGCGAGCTGTTCAAGCTGAAGATGCTGACGGAGGCCATCATGCACGACTGCATCGTCAAGCTGCTGAAGAACCACGACGAGGAGTCGCTGGAGTGCCTCTGTAGACTGCTGTCCACCATCGGCAAGGACCTGGACTTTGAGAAGGCCAAG CCCCGTATGGACCAGTACTTTGCCCAGATGGACAAGATCATCAAGGAGAAGAAGACCTCGTCCAGGATCCGCTTCATGCTGCAGGACGTCATCGACCTCAGACGG agTGGCTGGGTGCCCCGGCGAGGGGAGCAAGGCCCGAAGACCATAGACCAGATCCACAAGGACGCTGAGCGAGAGGAGCAAATGCAGCTGGTCAAGGTCCAGCAGCAGCTTATGTCAAGGAATgacagtggtggaggaggaggaggaggtggtggtggtggaagaggaggaggaggaggtggtagtagtggtggtggaggaggaagagacgggagggGGGGAGACCGAGACAGAGGAGGAAGGGATCAGGGGGGCCGTGGGGGCCAGCACGGCGGCCAGGGGGCCAGgggcagccagccccaggacgaAGGCTGGAACACAGTGCCCATCTCCACCAAGAACAGACCCATCGATACCAGCCGGCTCAGCAAGATCACCAAG CCTGGTGCTCTGGACTTCAACAACCAGCTCCTTGCGCCCCAGCTCGGGGGTAAGGGCATGTGGGGCAGCTGGGGCAAGGGCAGCAGTGGAGGCACCACAGGGGCCAAGCCTGCCGCTGGAGCTGAACCAG CAGCGGAGACTGGCCGTCCGGCCACCGGCAACCGTTTCTCTGCCCTGCAGCAGTCTGCTCCACCAGCGTCGTCCTCAGACGCTGACCGCAGGGTACCCCAGAG GTCCAGCTCCAGTCGTGACCGCGGCGGGGACCGGGACAGGTTCGACCGCTTCGAGCGGCGCGACGGCAGCCGTGACGCCCGCCCACCTGTCACCAAGCGCAGCTTCAGCCGCGAGACGGAGGAGCGTAGGAGCGATAGTCGCACCCCTACAGAACCCCCCGTCCGGCGCGTAGCCAGCATGTCTGATGACCGGAACCGAGGTAGCCGAGACCGAGGAGGCAGCGGTAGCCGGGACAGGGCTCCAAGCAAGGAGGCTGTTG TGAAGCGTGAGACaaaccccacccctccccccgcCGCTCCGGCCAAACCGGCCATGACGGAGGAGGAGCTGGATAAGAAGTCCAGCGCCATCATCGAGGAGTACCTCCACCTCAACGACATGAAG GAGGCGCTGCAGTGTGTAGCGGAGCTGAACAGCGCCCCGCTGCTCTTTGTGTTTGTGCGGAACGGCCTGGAGGACACTCTGGAGCGCAGCGCCATCGCCAGGGAACGTATGGGCCTGCTGCTGCATCAGCTCCTCAAGGCTGGCACCCTGCCCACAACACAGTACTACAAGgg GCTCCAGGAGATCCTGGAGGTGGCTGAGGATATGGCCATAGACATCCCCCACATCTGGCAATACCTGGCTGAGCTCATCACCCCCATGCTCCATGACGGAGGCATCCCCATGGGACAGCTCTTCAG GGAGATCTCCAAGCCCCTGGTTCCCCTGGGTAAGGCTGGTCTGCTGTTGGTGCAGATTCTCAACTTACTCTGCAAAGGAATG ACCCATAAGAAGGTGGGTGGTCTGTGGACGGAAGCAGGACTCAACTGGAGAGACTTCCTGCCAGAGGATGAGGACGTCAATAAGTTTGTGACTGAACAG AAAATTGAGTTTACCCTGGGGGAGGAGTCGGATGAGACCAATCAGAAGAAGCCCATGAGCGGGGAGGAGCTTAGCAAACATCTGGACAGACTGATCCAGGACAAGGCTAACAACCAGCGCATCAGAGACTGggtcgag GCCAACCTGGACCAACAGCAGGCGGCTGCCAACCAGTTTGTGCGCGCTCTGATGACCTCTATTTGCCAGTCAGCTGTTATAT